The Fusobacterium sp. genome contains a region encoding:
- the bioD gene encoding dethiobiotin synthase gives MNTKGYFIIGTDTDIGKTFCSTLLYHGVREKKGMYYKPIQSGGVSKNGKLYAPDVLSLCQIEGIDYQDEMVTYVLEAEVSPHLASELEGTTIEIEKIKKNFMKLCEQYDYLIVEGAGGLQVPLIRDKYHIYDLIQDFGFPVVLVSSAKVGSINHAVLTIESLEKLGIPLHGIIFNRVKDTEESKIYEKDNIEIILKHSPTKNHLVVLENAEKIQDEKLNLFLKGEANG, from the coding sequence ATGAATACTAAAGGGTATTTTATCATAGGAACAGATACAGATATTGGAAAAACTTTTTGTAGTACTTTGCTATATCATGGAGTACGAGAGAAAAAAGGAATGTATTACAAGCCGATTCAGAGTGGAGGAGTTTCTAAAAATGGAAAATTATATGCTCCTGATGTTTTGTCCCTATGTCAAATTGAAGGAATAGATTATCAGGATGAAATGGTAACTTATGTTCTAGAGGCAGAAGTCTCTCCCCATTTGGCAAGTGAATTAGAAGGAACAACAATTGAAATTGAAAAAATTAAAAAGAATTTTATGAAACTTTGCGAACAATATGATTATTTGATTGTTGAGGGAGCAGGAGGTTTGCAGGTACCGTTGATTCGTGATAAATATCATATTTATGATTTGATTCAAGATTTTGGTTTTCCAGTAGTTTTAGTAAGCAGTGCAAAAGTAGGATCTATTAATCATGCTGTATTGACAATAGAATCTTTAGAAAAACTAGGGATCCCTTTACATGGAATTATTTTTAATCGAGTAAAAGATACAGAAGAAAGTAAAATCTATGAAAAAGATAATATAGAGATTATCTTAAAACATTCTCCTACAAAGAATCATTTAGTTGTATTGGAAAATGCAGAGAAAATCCAAGATGAAAAATTAAATTTATTTTTAAAAGGAGAGGCAAATGGCTAA